A single Drosophila ananassae strain 14024-0371.13 chromosome 3L, ASM1763931v2, whole genome shotgun sequence DNA region contains:
- the LOC6507957 gene encoding beta-galactoside alpha-2,6-sialyltransferase 2: MRQVKRALPGQCQALLVSLIVCAALIIQSEQQVGDAKAQRRHEPIEVNTPEAANVRSPRSVFHVRWNPNEKFIVESRENPAINSSKLAPHPRLKVSKNTKLTLSPKLYLCHDKHSELCHNKTQQFRQRIVQTFEKAMTESVNESDPNHYNVDYKPVFGDSFEEQYYPSTCLVMEAGVRVLRRKDEPFNKLPFGRLFPRQKLFRNIRNIKTCAIVSSAGSLAGSKLGRFIDTHDIVMRFNHAPTEGHEVDVGSKTTIRVVNSQVVTKPEFDFTRAPIFRNVTIAAWDPGKYNGTLEDWLTSADYDLFTNYEIYRRRYPKSRAFLIDPHSVWRLWQSLQMFAGNRAIRRNPPSSGFIGLALLLPHCPQVDFVEYVPSTRLNGRCHYYSKEMNSACTFGSWHPLAAEKLMALDMNMAEDDDMSVFQFGILRIRRPDKLLCGFNFFGY; this comes from the exons ATGAGGCAAGTGAAACGCGCATTGCCAGGTCAGTGTCAGGCCCTACTCGTCAGCCTCATTGTGTGCGCCGCGTTAATAATTCAAAGCGAGCAGCAAGTCGGCGACGCGAAAGCTCAGCGGAGACACGAACCCATCGAGGTGAATACCCCGGAAGCGGCCAACG TTCGTAGTCCTCGGAGTGTTTTCCACGTGCGCTGGAATCCGAATGAGAAATTCATCGTCGAAAGCCGCGAAAATCCGGCTATTAATTCCTCCAAACTGGCCCCACATCCTCGCCTGAAGGTCTCCAAGAACACCAAGCTAACGCTCAGTCCCAAGTTATATCTCTGCCATGACAAGCACTCGGAGCTGTGCCACAACAAGACCCAGCAGTTCCGACAGCGGATTGTCCAGACCTTTGAGAAGGCCATGACTGAGTCGGTCAACGAGTCGGATCCGAATCACTATAATGTGGACTACAAACCAGTTTTCGGCGACAGTTTCGAGGAGCAGTACTATCCCTCTACTTGCCTGGTGATGGAGGCGGGTGTTAGAGTCCTTCGACGCAAGGATGAGCCTTTCAACAAGTTGCCTTTCGGCAGACTTTTTCCCCGCCAGAAACTTTTTCGCAATATTCGGAATATCAAGACCTGTGCCATTGTTTCCAGTGCCGGTTCTCTGGCAGGCTCTAAACTAGGTCGATTTATAG ACACGCACGACATTGTGATGAGATTCAACCATGCCCCAACGGAAGGACACGAGGTGGATGTTGGCAGCAAAACCACAATTCGTGTGGTGAATTCGCAA GTGGTGACAAAGCCCGAGTTTGATTTCACACGCGCTCCCATCTTTCGCAATGTCACGATCGCCGCCTGGGATCCTGGCAAGTACAATGGCACTCTGGAGGACTGGCTCACCAGTGCGGACTACGATCTCTTTACCAATTACGAAATATATAGACGACGCTATCCCAAATCGAGGGCCTTCTTGATTGATCCACATTCCGTGTGGCGGTTGTGGCAGAGTTTGCAAATGTTTGCCGGCAATCGGGCTATCAGAAGGAATCCTCCAAGTTCAGGGTTTATCG GACTGGCTCTACTCCTGCCACATTGTCCGCAGGTGGACTTTGTGGAGTATGTTCCCTCCACGCGGCTCAATGGACGCTGTCACTACTACAGCAAAGAG ATGAATTCCGCCTGCACATTCGGCTCCTGGCATCCACTGGCCGCCGAGAAGCTGATGGCTCTGGACATGAATATGGCGGAGGATGATGATATGTCGGTTTTCCAATTTGGTATTCTCCGTATACGCCGGCCAGATAAATTGCTCTGCGGCTTCAATTTCTTTGGCTACTGA